The following coding sequences are from one Halanaerobiaceae bacterium ANBcell28 window:
- the thiF gene encoding sulfur carrier protein ThiS adenylyltransferase ThiF, translating to MNDFEREICAYIGEDNFKKVQSCRIGIAGAGGLGSNAAFNLVRSAFKKFTIVDFDKIDYSNLNRQFYFYNQVARFKVEALKENLLMINPDLDIEVIKIKVDKGNIRRIFKDCSVIIEAFDNVASKKMIVEEYLNSSKLLISASGLAGWGNSDEIVIRKINNSSYMLGDFKSEVNEFLAAFSPRVNIVAAKQADIVLDHILEGS from the coding sequence TTGAATGATTTTGAAAGAGAGATTTGTGCTTATATAGGTGAGGATAATTTTAAGAAAGTACAGTCCTGTAGGATAGGTATCGCTGGTGCAGGTGGTTTAGGTTCAAATGCTGCTTTTAATTTAGTGAGATCCGCTTTTAAGAAATTTACTATTGTAGACTTTGATAAGATTGATTACTCTAATTTAAATCGCCAGTTTTATTTCTATAATCAGGTTGCTAGATTTAAAGTTGAGGCTTTAAAGGAAAATTTGTTAATGATAAATCCTGATTTAGATATTGAAGTAATTAAAATAAAGGTGGATAAAGGAAATATCAGAAGAATTTTTAAGGATTGTTCAGTTATTATAGAGGCTTTTGATAATGTGGCAAGCAAGAAGATGATAGTTGAAGAGTATCTTAATTCTTCTAAATTATTGATAAGTGCTTCTGGTCTTGCTGGTTGGGGAAATAGTGATGAGATTGTGATAAGAAAAATTAACAATAGTTCATATATGCTTGGAGATTTTAAAAGTGAAGTTAATGAATTTTTAGCAGCGTTTTCACCCAGGGTTAATATAGTTGCTGCCAAACAGGCTGATATTGTTCTTGATCATATATTGGAGGGAAGTTAA
- the thiH gene encoding 2-iminoacetate synthase ThiH — MSFYKLLNEYKKLNIDKVLNKVSDSDVINVLSKDSLSWEDLLVLLSPVAENHLEAMARKARELTIKNFGKVIFLYAPMYLSNYCVNNCSYCGFSVVNKYERKKLSLLDLEQEAEKVAMKGIRDILILTGESRKHSPLSYIKDSVKVLKKYFHSIAIEIYPLKTSEYASLFNEGVDGLTIYQEVYDRKIYDQVHISGPKKDYKFRLEAAERACLAGMRRVNIGALLGLGKWQSEAFYAALHASYLQNKFLGTEFSISVPRLREHIGDYQEKAELSDRNLVQIILAFRLFLPRVGINLSTRESASFRDNVLPLGITKMSAESTTVVGGYSSDDGFEQFAIADNRKVDEVKTVLLEKGYQGVFKDWHQL; from the coding sequence ATGAGTTTTTATAAGCTTTTAAATGAATATAAGAAATTGAATATTGACAAAGTACTTAATAAAGTTAGTGATAGTGATGTAATTAATGTTTTAAGTAAGGATAGTTTATCCTGGGAAGACCTCTTGGTTTTACTTTCTCCTGTAGCTGAAAATCATCTTGAAGCTATGGCAAGAAAAGCTAGGGAATTAACTATTAAAAACTTTGGTAAGGTTATTTTTCTTTACGCTCCTATGTATTTATCAAATTATTGTGTTAATAATTGTTCTTATTGTGGTTTCAGTGTAGTTAATAAATATGAGAGAAAAAAATTGTCTTTATTGGACTTAGAGCAAGAAGCAGAGAAGGTGGCCATGAAAGGTATTAGGGATATTCTTATTCTTACTGGAGAATCAAGGAAGCATAGTCCTCTTTCTTATATAAAAGATTCTGTTAAAGTTCTTAAAAAATATTTTCACTCTATTGCAATTGAAATTTATCCTTTAAAAACTAGTGAATATGCTAGTTTATTTAATGAGGGTGTTGATGGATTAACAATTTATCAGGAAGTTTATGATAGAAAAATTTATGATCAAGTGCATATAAGTGGTCCTAAGAAGGACTATAAATTTCGTCTTGAGGCTGCCGAGAGGGCCTGTTTGGCTGGTATGAGAAGGGTTAACATTGGTGCTTTGTTAGGTCTGGGTAAATGGCAAAGTGAGGCCTTTTATGCTGCTCTACATGCCAGCTATTTGCAGAATAAGTTTTTGGGAACAGAATTTAGTATTTCAGTACCAAGGTTAAGGGAGCATATTGGTGATTATCAAGAAAAGGCAGAACTAAGTGATAGAAATCTGGTTCAAATTATTCTGGCCTTTCGTTTGTTTTTGCCTAGAGTAGGTATTAATTTATCAACAAGGGAATCTGCTTCATTTAGGGATAATGTTCTACCTTTGGGGATAACAAAGATGTCTGCTGAGTCTACTACTGTTGTTGGAGGCTATTCTAGTGATGATGGTTTTGAACAATTTGCTATAGCTGATAATAGGAAGGTTGATGAAGTGAAGACAGTACTTCTGGAAAAGGGTTATCAAGGGGTATTTAAGGATTGGCATCAACTTTGA
- a CDS encoding thiazole synthase — protein MNDNLIIKGKEFKSRLFVGTGKFADKKIIPDLIKKSNSEMLTVALRRVDFESDQENILKYINENCTVMINTSGARTADEAVRIARIAKAAGCGDWVKIEVIADNKYLLPDNQETIKATEVLAKEGFIVMPYVTADLMVAKKLKEVGAASVMPLGAPIGTNRGLKSKEFIRILIEEIDLPIIVDAGIGRPSHACEAMEMGADAVLVNTAIATASDPVLIGRAFAKAVEAGREAYLSGPASKKKYADASSPLTGFLND, from the coding sequence ATGAATGATAATTTGATAATTAAGGGAAAAGAGTTTAAAAGTAGGCTATTTGTAGGTACAGGTAAGTTTGCTGACAAGAAAATAATACCTGATCTTATAAAAAAATCTAATAGTGAAATGCTAACTGTAGCTTTAAGAAGAGTAGACTTTGAATCAGATCAAGAAAATATATTGAAATATATTAATGAAAATTGTACAGTTATGATCAATACTTCTGGTGCCCGTACTGCTGATGAGGCTGTAAGAATTGCTCGAATTGCCAAAGCTGCTGGTTGTGGAGATTGGGTTAAAATTGAGGTTATTGCTGATAATAAGTATCTTTTGCCAGATAATCAGGAAACTATTAAAGCTACTGAAGTTTTAGCTAAAGAGGGCTTTATAGTTATGCCTTATGTAACAGCTGATTTGATGGTTGCTAAGAAATTGAAAGAAGTAGGAGCTGCTTCTGTTATGCCATTGGGTGCTCCTATTGGAACAAATAGAGGGTTAAAGAGTAAGGAGTTTATCAGGATTTTAATAGAAGAGATAGATTTACCTATAATTGTGGATGCAGGTATTGGAAGGCCTTCTCATGCCTGTGAAGCAATGGAGATGGGTGCAGATGCTGTGCTTGTTAATACAGCTATTGCTACTGCTTCAGATCCAGTTCTTATTGGAAGGGCTTTTGCTAAGGCTGTTGAGGCAGGTAGAGAAGCATATTTATCAGGACCAGCTAGTAAAAAGAAATATGCTGATGCTTCTTCGCCTTTGACAGGATTTTTGAATGATTGA
- the thiS gene encoding sulfur carrier protein ThiS, producing MQLTVNGKKEQLDKEMTILDFIFNKDENPESLVIEYNGEIVIRETWGKLLLKENDSLEILKFVGGG from the coding sequence ATGCAATTAACGGTAAACGGCAAAAAAGAACAATTAGATAAAGAGATGACAATATTAGATTTTATTTTTAATAAAGATGAAAACCCGGAAAGTTTGGTAATTGAGTATAATGGAGAAATTGTCATACGTGAAACATGGGGAAAATTACTCTTGAAGGAAAATGATTCTTTGGAAATTTTGAAATTTGTAGGAGGTGGATGA
- the thiE gene encoding thiamine phosphate synthase encodes MSNKELLNKILLNTDIYCISAEKYSRGRSNIEVVREMLAADIKLIQYREKEKTMKDMYQECLEIREMTRESGAIFLINDYIDLAQAIDADGVHLGQDDMPIEVARSILGEEKIIGLSTHSPEQAREALKKEVDYIGVGPIFKTNTKVCPAVGLEYLEYVVDNIDLPFVAIGGIKEDNISSVRRKGATCICLVTEIVGAENIQEKINSIRNQIN; translated from the coding sequence GTGAGTAATAAGGAACTTTTAAATAAAATTCTTTTAAATACAGATATATACTGTATAAGTGCTGAAAAGTATTCAAGAGGTAGAAGCAATATAGAGGTTGTTAGAGAGATGCTAGCTGCAGATATTAAGCTAATTCAGTATAGAGAGAAAGAGAAGACAATGAAGGATATGTATCAGGAGTGTTTGGAAATAAGGGAAATGACCAGAGAAAGCGGAGCTATCTTTTTGATTAACGACTATATTGATTTAGCACAGGCTATTGATGCTGATGGGGTTCATTTAGGACAGGATGATATGCCTATTGAAGTAGCTCGCAGTATATTGGGAGAGGAAAAGATCATTGGACTTTCAACTCATTCCCCGGAACAGGCCAGGGAGGCTCTCAAAAAGGAAGTAGATTATATTGGTGTTGGCCCTATTTTTAAAACAAATACTAAAGTTTGTCCAGCTGTAGGCCTTGAGTATTTGGAATATGTGGTAGATAATATAGATTTGCCTTTTGTTGCTATTGGCGGTATTAAGGAGGATAATATTAGTTCTGTTAGAAGAAAAGGTGCCACTTGTATTTGCCTGGTTACTGAAATTGTAGGGGCTGAAAATATTCAAGAAAAAATTAATAGTATTCGTAATCAGATAAATTAA